GCGAGTTCGTCCCGAACCTCGTCGCTCACCGGACGGTGCGGTCGGCGCGGCGCACCCGCGGGTGCGCCGCGCGCTTGCATGGCCGCCTTCGCACCGGGTACGCCGTATTCGGTGGTAACCGCCTGATTCAACTCGACCAGTTTGGTGTTCAACTGGCGGGCCTGTGCGTCGTGGCCACCCCGATGCAGTCGATAAATTTCGCTGGCACGCTCGGGTGCGACGTTCGCCAGTCCGAGGATACCCCCGTCAGCCCCGGCGTCGAGTCCGGCGGCGAAGATGCTTCCGCTTCCGACCAGCAGGTCGAAATCTGCGTCCTCGGTGCGAGCGCGCTCTCGCTGGAGTCTGGTTAGGTTCCCGCTCGAATCTTTCATCCCAACGATGTTTTCGTGGTCGGCGAGTTCGCCGACCACTTCCGGCGAGAGAACGACGTCGGTGAAAACTGGAACGCTGTAGAGGTACACCGGAATCGGACTTTCCTCGGCCACGGTTCGGTAGTAGTCGGCTAACGTATCATCGTCGTGACCGAAGTAAAAGGGCGTTACCACGAGCGCGGCGTCGGCTCCCGCCTCCGCCGCGAGGCTGGTTTGGCGAAGCGTCTCGCGGAGTCCGGGATGGCCAGTTCCAGCGAGAACCGGAACACTCGCTTCGTCCGCGACGATTTCGGTTACCCGATTTCGCTCCTCGACGCTCATCAGTTCCGCCTCGCTGTTCGACCCGCAGGGGACGATAAAATCCACGCCGCGATCTTCGACCCACGCGACCAGTTCGCGGAGTTCATTTTCTCGGAGGTCACCCTCGTCGTCGAACGGTGTCAGCAGGGGGACGCCAGTTCCGTGCATGGCTCTCACATCTCACGCCGTAACTATGAAATCGGTGGTAGCGGAAGGGTCGTACAACCGTCTGACGCGGTTTTAAGTCACCGTCGCGCCGAGATAAAACCGGGCGCGCACAACACTCTCTCCCATCCTCCCACTTCGCGCGCCCGGCACACCACCCACATCCTCCCTGACCCCGCTCTCCCCCACCTCCGCTTCGGAACTCCCCTTTCGGCAGGCAACTCCTGATTCGACGTAGAGCTATCCTGATAGTTCCAAACGGTGCCTGTACCCGCGACAAACAGTTCATAACAAAGAGGTATCCCGTCTTTTTCGTATCTGCGCCCGACGGCTCGGGCGCGAAGCGTGTCGCAGTCTCGCGGTGGGTTTCCGGCGGGGCCGGGGGCTCTGGCGGCGGGTTGGCTTCCCGTTACAGTGTCACCAATCTCCCCACGAAAGTTCTCGTCCCGGACGACCCTAGAACCCCGCGCTGCCCAATCGTTTTTCAACCTTTTCCGAACCGTGGAATCCGATAGCGGTGCAAACGCCGCCAAAAATCCGACGACTACGCCGACCCCTGTAGTCGCTCACGAACCGCCGGAAGCGCATCTCGCGCGGCGATGAGTGCCACGCGGTCGCCACCTTCGAGCGCGGTTCCGGGGAGCGGAATCGTCATTCGTTCGTGGGAGCGCCCGTGGGCGTAGATACGCGCGTCGGTTGGCAGTGAAACGCCCATCACGTGCGTTCCGATGAGTTCCGAACCCTCCGGAATCGTCATCGTCGTCAACTGCAAGTTTTCGGTCAAATCCGCGATAACGTCGAAATCGCCGCCGAGAAGGGCCGTTTTCGCTCCCGCCGCGCCGAGACGTTCGGGGTAGATAACCTCGTCTACGTCGTCGGCGAACTTGTGGTAGATATCCGCCCGGTAATCCTCGTCGATGCGCATGACGGTTCGACAGCCGTGGTGCTTGCCGACCATGCAGGCCGCGAAGTTGACGTTCAAATCGCCGGTCAGTCCGGCGATGGCGTCCGCCGAGTCGATACCGGCCTCGACTAGCGCGTTCTCGTCCGACCCGTCGCCTTCCACGACTTCGAAGCCGTCCTTGCGCGCCCGCTCGACTTTGTCGGAGTTGTTCTCCACGATAACGAGGTCGTGACCCTCCTCGGTTAGCACTCGGGCGGTTCGCAGTCCGACTCGTCCGGAACCCACGATAACAAATCGCATGGCTGTGTGATAGCGAAGCGAGAACAAAAACGTTGGTGTGGTTCGGTCAGTTTCCGTAGATGACTTCGGTCGTTTTACTGATGCTGGTTTTTGCATCGGTGACGGTGAGCCAAACTTGCTGAACGGAGCCGAGAGTTATCTCGATAGAACTGGCGTGTTTGTCGAACTCGTAGGGGCAGTTCGTTCGCCACTCGTATTCGAGGCCTTCTCCGAGTGGGTCTTTCGAGACAGACCCGTCGAGCGTGACTGTCTCTCCCTCTTCAAGTTCGCATCCGTCGTCGTTTTGCACTACTTCGAAGCGTGCTTCCGGAACGTCTTCCAGTTCAATATCGTCTGGTTCATCGCTTGGATTAAGTATATAGATAGTCACATCTAAGGTATATCATCCCGCGCTTTCGAACCACGTCGGGTTGACATCGGTCACTCTTGACGGAACGTACACGTTCCCGTCCGCAACGACCGGTGTCTCGGCTGTGATTTCATCGAATCCCTCGTAGTCATCGTTGTATGCGTATCTACTCGGGAGGATAACGTCCCACTCGTATTCACCGGACATGGCGTCAATGGCCACAGCAACTCCCCGGCCACGACTGTCCTCTCGAATGTATTTTCCACCGAGATGGACGGTTCCATCGGCTATCGATAGACCAGCGAACGACACATC
The window above is part of the Haladaptatus cibarius D43 genome. Proteins encoded here:
- a CDS encoding potassium channel family protein codes for the protein MRFVIVGSGRVGLRTARVLTEEGHDLVIVENNSDKVERARKDGFEVVEGDGSDENALVEAGIDSADAIAGLTGDLNVNFAACMVGKHHGCRTVMRIDEDYRADIYHKFADDVDEVIYPERLGAAGAKTALLGGDFDVIADLTENLQLTTMTIPEGSELIGTHVMGVSLPTDARIYAHGRSHERMTIPLPGTALEGGDRVALIAARDALPAVRERLQGSA
- a CDS encoding dihydrodipicolinate synthase family protein, coding for MHGTGVPLLTPFDDEGDLRENELRELVAWVEDRGVDFIVPCGSNSEAELMSVEERNRVTEIVADEASVPVLAGTGHPGLRETLRQTSLAAEAGADAALVVTPFYFGHDDDTLADYYRTVAEESPIPVYLYSVPVFTDVVLSPEVVGELADHENIVGMKDSSGNLTRLQRERARTEDADFDLLVGSGSIFAAGLDAGADGGILGLANVAPERASEIYRLHRGGHDAQARQLNTKLVELNQAVTTEYGVPGAKAAMQARGAPAGAPRRPHRPVSDEVRDELAELVQAAEQ
- a CDS encoding outer membrane protein assembly factor BamB family protein; translated protein: MADGRVFFIDSGGSKTVTSLDVETGEDKWVYESDVSFAGLSIADGTVHLGGKYIREDSRGRGVAVAIDAMSGEYEWDVILPSRYAYNDDYEGFDEITAETPVVADGNVYVPSRVTDVNPTWFESAG